One Mycobacteroides salmoniphilum DNA segment encodes these proteins:
- a CDS encoding class II fumarate hydratase — MTDQPGQQYRIEHDTMGEVRVPVEALWRAQTQRAVENFPISGRGLERTQIRALGLLKGACAQVNKDLGLLAPEKADAIIAAAQEIADGKHDDQFPIDVFQTGSGTSSNMNANEVIASIAALGGTTVHPNDDVNMSQSSNDTFPTATHLAATEAAARDLIPALEYLQQALATKAKAWKTVVKSGRTHLMDAVPVTLGQEFGGYARQIEAGIERVKATLPRLGELPIGGTAVGTGLNAPDGFGSKVVEVLKKSTGLSELKTATDSFEAQAARDGLVEASGALKTIAASLTKIANDIRWMGSGPLTGLGEIQLPDLQPGSSIMPGKVNPVLPEAVTQVAAQVIGNDAAITVGGLSGAFELNVYIPVMARNLLESFTLLANVSRLFVDKCVDGLIANEDHLRTLAESSPSIVTPLNSAIGYEEAAAVAKEALKQRKTIRQTVIDRGLIGDKLSIEELDKRLDVLAMAKVKD, encoded by the coding sequence ATGACTGACCAGCCAGGGCAGCAGTACCGCATCGAGCACGACACCATGGGCGAGGTTCGCGTGCCCGTGGAAGCACTGTGGCGCGCGCAGACACAGCGCGCCGTCGAAAACTTCCCCATCTCGGGGCGTGGCCTGGAGCGCACACAGATCCGTGCGCTCGGCCTGCTGAAGGGCGCCTGCGCCCAGGTCAACAAGGACCTGGGCCTGCTCGCGCCGGAAAAGGCCGACGCCATTATCGCTGCGGCACAGGAAATCGCCGACGGCAAGCATGACGACCAGTTCCCCATCGACGTGTTCCAGACCGGTTCGGGCACCAGCTCGAACATGAACGCCAACGAGGTGATCGCGTCGATCGCCGCACTAGGTGGCACCACTGTTCACCCCAATGACGACGTGAACATGTCGCAGTCCTCCAATGACACCTTCCCGACGGCCACCCACCTGGCCGCGACCGAAGCTGCTGCGCGCGACCTGATTCCGGCGCTGGAGTACCTGCAGCAGGCGCTGGCCACCAAGGCCAAGGCGTGGAAGACCGTGGTGAAGTCCGGCCGCACCCACCTCATGGATGCGGTGCCGGTGACTCTCGGCCAGGAGTTCGGTGGTTACGCCCGACAGATCGAGGCCGGCATCGAGCGGGTCAAGGCGACCCTGCCCCGCCTGGGCGAGCTGCCCATCGGTGGCACCGCCGTCGGCACGGGCCTGAACGCACCCGATGGCTTTGGTTCGAAAGTTGTTGAGGTACTGAAGAAGTCGACGGGCCTCTCGGAACTGAAGACGGCCACGGATTCGTTCGAGGCGCAGGCCGCGCGCGACGGGCTGGTCGAGGCTTCCGGCGCACTGAAGACCATCGCGGCGTCGCTGACCAAGATCGCCAACGACATTCGCTGGATGGGTTCGGGCCCGCTGACCGGTCTGGGCGAGATCCAGCTGCCCGATCTGCAGCCCGGCAGCTCGATCATGCCCGGCAAGGTGAACCCGGTGCTACCCGAGGCAGTCACCCAGGTGGCCGCACAGGTGATCGGTAACGACGCCGCCATCACCGTGGGCGGACTGTCCGGCGCCTTCGAGCTCAACGTGTACATCCCGGTGATGGCCCGCAACCTGCTGGAGTCATTCACGCTGCTGGCCAACGTGTCTCGCCTCTTCGTCGACAAGTGCGTGGACGGCCTGATCGCCAACGAGGACCACCTGCGGACGCTGGCGGAATCCTCTCCGTCGATCGTTACCCCGCTGAACTCGGCGATCGGCTACGAGGAAGCGGCGGCCGTGGCCAAGGAGGCGCTCAAGCAGCGCAAGACAATTCGCCAGACCGTCATCGACCGCGGCCTCATCGGCGACAAGCTGAGCATCGAGGAGCTGGACAAGCGCCTGGACGTGCTCGCCATGGCAAAGGTGAAAGATTAA
- the glpX gene encoding class II fructose-bisphosphatase yields the protein MSPSRREAPDRNLALELVRVTEAGAMAAGRWVGRGEKEKGDGAAVDAMRELVNSVSMRGVVVIGEGEKDNAPMLYNGEDVGNGDGPDCDFAVDPVDGTTLMSKGMPNAISVLAVSERGTMFDPSAVFYMEKIAVGPDAADVIDITAPVSENIKRVAKVRNCSVSDITVCILDRPRHGELIQNVRETGARIRLISDGDVAGAISTARPNSGTDMLLGIGGTPEGIIAAAAMRCMGGAIHGKLAPRDDEERQKAIDAGYDLDQILTTEDLVSGENVFFCATGVTDGDLLQGVRYFGGGCTTQSIVMRSKSGTVRMIEAYHRLTKLREYSAVDFTGDDDATHPLP from the coding sequence ATGAGCCCGTCGCGCAGAGAAGCCCCGGACCGCAACCTGGCATTAGAGCTGGTCAGAGTCACCGAGGCGGGTGCCATGGCCGCGGGTCGATGGGTCGGCCGCGGTGAGAAGGAAAAGGGCGACGGCGCCGCCGTCGACGCCATGCGTGAGCTGGTCAACTCCGTTTCCATGCGCGGTGTGGTCGTCATCGGTGAGGGCGAGAAGGACAACGCCCCAATGCTCTACAACGGCGAGGATGTCGGCAACGGCGACGGACCGGACTGCGATTTCGCCGTGGATCCGGTGGACGGCACCACCCTGATGAGCAAGGGCATGCCGAACGCGATCTCCGTGCTCGCGGTCTCCGAGCGTGGCACCATGTTCGATCCGTCGGCCGTCTTCTACATGGAGAAGATCGCCGTCGGCCCCGACGCCGCCGATGTCATCGACATCACTGCACCCGTCTCGGAAAACATCAAGCGCGTCGCCAAGGTGCGCAACTGTTCGGTCTCCGACATCACCGTGTGCATCCTGGACCGGCCCCGCCATGGCGAGCTCATCCAGAACGTCCGCGAGACCGGCGCCCGCATTCGCCTGATTTCCGATGGTGACGTGGCGGGTGCGATCTCGACGGCCCGTCCGAACTCAGGCACCGACATGCTGCTCGGCATCGGCGGCACCCCCGAGGGCATCATCGCCGCTGCCGCCATGCGCTGCATGGGCGGCGCCATCCACGGCAAGCTCGCTCCGCGCGATGACGAGGAACGCCAGAAGGCCATCGACGCCGGCTACGACCTGGACCAGATCCTCACCACCGAAGACCTGGTATCCGGCGAAAACGTCTTCTTCTGCGCGACCGGTGTCACCGACGGCGACCTGCTGCAGGGCGTCCGATACTTCGGCGGCGGCTGCACCACACAGTCCATCGTGATGCGCTCCAAGTCCGGCACCGTCCGGATGATCGAGGCATACCACCGCCTTACCAAGCTCCGCGAATACTCCGCGGTCGACTTCACCGGCGACGACGACGCCACCCATCCCCTCCCCTGA
- a CDS encoding DUF4245 domain-containing protein yields MPAPRPAKPRLFQDGRDMFWSMAPLVVACIVLAGLLGMCSFTPNGPTAGDPPSYDAHAALQGDARQFSFPVREPSLPEGWRANSGGRDSVEGVPLTRVGYLSPSGAYMAVVQSGAPEEKLVPKLNSALVPRGPEDVDGVRWIAYEGGEGTEPLWVTRLDNTVTVAVTGAGNTEAFQTVARAVQTAKPLPR; encoded by the coding sequence GTGCCCGCACCCCGGCCGGCCAAGCCGCGGTTGTTCCAAGATGGCCGCGACATGTTCTGGTCGATGGCTCCGCTGGTGGTCGCGTGCATCGTGCTGGCCGGCTTGTTGGGAATGTGCTCCTTCACTCCCAACGGCCCGACGGCCGGTGACCCGCCCTCCTATGACGCGCACGCCGCACTGCAGGGCGACGCCCGGCAGTTCTCGTTCCCGGTCCGGGAGCCGTCGCTGCCCGAGGGCTGGCGGGCGAATTCCGGGGGGCGAGACAGTGTCGAGGGAGTTCCGCTGACCAGGGTGGGATACCTGAGCCCATCGGGTGCCTACATGGCGGTGGTGCAAAGCGGCGCCCCCGAGGAGAAGCTCGTCCCGAAGCTGAACAGTGCACTCGTGCCACGCGGGCCCGAAGATGTGGACGGTGTGCGTTGGATCGCGTACGAGGGCGGCGAAGGTACCGAGCCGCTGTGGGTGACCCGACTGGACAACACGGTGACCGTCGCCGTCACCGGTGCCGGTAACACCGAGGCCTTCCAGACCGTCGCCCGCGCGGTACAGACGGCCAAGCCGCTGCCGCGCTGA
- a CDS encoding alanine racemase — MSDTTEPGGLDDIDTPFLAVDLAVMDRNIERLAGRLRGTGVQLRPHAKSHKCVEIAQRQIDSGAIGLTVATIGEAEVFAEAGFTDLFIAYPLWLTPQKAHRLRRVSARAGLRVAVDSVAGAQQLAEHLGDLPITVVVEIDSGHHRTGVAPAEAGAVATAARSAGLNVVGVFTFPGHGYTPGQRAEVAAQEAQALDAAANSLRAAGIEPSVRSGGSTPTVDSADNTVLTEVRPGVYPFNDAQQFELDVCTLDDIALSAVTTVVHTRGRTAIVDAGSKILGADRPGWATGFGRLIDEPDARIVALSEHHATIEFPGAAPSPGTRLRIAPNHLCNAVNLVDSLVIATADGPRHWAVAARGTNT, encoded by the coding sequence ATGTCTGACACGACGGAGCCTGGTGGTCTGGACGATATCGACACTCCTTTCCTGGCCGTCGATTTGGCAGTGATGGACCGCAATATCGAACGGCTCGCCGGACGTCTCCGCGGCACCGGGGTCCAGCTGCGGCCACATGCCAAGAGCCACAAGTGCGTTGAAATAGCACAGCGCCAGATCGATAGCGGAGCGATTGGCCTTACCGTCGCCACGATCGGCGAGGCCGAGGTATTCGCCGAGGCGGGATTCACCGACCTATTCATCGCCTACCCGCTGTGGCTGACCCCGCAGAAGGCACATCGGCTGCGGCGGGTGTCTGCCCGCGCGGGGCTCCGTGTGGCGGTGGATTCCGTTGCGGGTGCCCAGCAGTTGGCCGAACACCTCGGCGATCTGCCCATCACCGTAGTCGTGGAGATCGATTCCGGACATCACCGCACCGGGGTAGCCCCGGCCGAAGCCGGTGCGGTGGCGACAGCAGCACGCTCGGCCGGGCTGAATGTCGTGGGTGTCTTCACATTTCCGGGCCACGGCTACACCCCTGGACAACGTGCCGAGGTCGCCGCGCAGGAAGCACAGGCGTTGGACGCGGCAGCCAACAGCCTGCGTGCAGCGGGAATCGAACCTTCGGTGCGCAGCGGCGGCTCCACCCCCACCGTCGACTCCGCCGACAACACTGTGTTGACCGAGGTGAGGCCCGGCGTCTACCCGTTCAACGACGCACAGCAATTCGAGTTGGACGTCTGCACGCTCGACGACATCGCACTCAGTGCCGTCACCACCGTGGTGCACACCCGGGGCCGGACCGCGATCGTGGATGCGGGCAGCAAGATCCTGGGCGCCGACCGGCCGGGGTGGGCCACTGGCTTCGGGCGTCTGATCGACGAGCCGGATGCCCGCATCGTCGCACTGTCCGAGCACCACGCGACCATCGAGTTTCCCGGCGCTGCACCATCTCCCGGCACCCGCCTGCGCATCGCGCCGAATCATCTGTGCAACGCGGTGAATCTGGTCGACTCGCTGGTCATTGCCACGGCGGATGGTCCGCGGCACTGGGCGGTAGCGGCGCGCGGCACCAACACCTAG
- a CDS encoding VWA domain-containing protein encodes MSERDRRWRLVLGEPSTESLGALSGDASAMDKALAALYDGDRKGGLGSSAPSVARWLGDIRKYFPSTVVQVMQKDAVERLNLAALLVEPELIETVEANVDMVATLISLGKAIPETSRASARAVVAKVVAEIERRIADKTRTAVGGALNRAARTQRPRTADIDWNRTIGKNLKNYLPEQKTIVPERLVGYARRSQIVGRDIVLAIDQSGSMANSIVYSSVFGAVLASIRAVHTSLVLFDTEIVDLTDKLADPVDVLFGATLGGGTDINRAIAYCQGLITRPRDSVFVLISDLYEGGLKDKMLARTAQMKAAGIQVIVLLALSDEGAPAFDREIAAALATMEIPAFACTPDMFPDLLAQALTRGDINAWVAKTLPS; translated from the coding sequence ATGAGTGAGCGCGATCGCCGCTGGCGCCTGGTACTCGGGGAGCCATCCACCGAATCTCTGGGCGCACTCTCCGGCGACGCGTCGGCGATGGACAAGGCGCTGGCCGCGCTGTACGACGGCGATCGCAAGGGAGGGCTCGGTTCCTCCGCTCCATCGGTGGCCCGATGGCTCGGCGATATCCGAAAGTACTTTCCTTCCACCGTTGTTCAGGTAATGCAGAAAGACGCGGTGGAGAGGCTCAATCTCGCAGCGCTACTTGTCGAACCAGAACTCATCGAGACCGTCGAAGCGAATGTGGACATGGTCGCCACACTGATAAGTCTCGGCAAGGCGATTCCGGAGACGTCCCGTGCGTCAGCACGAGCCGTCGTCGCCAAGGTGGTTGCCGAGATCGAGCGGCGCATCGCCGACAAGACACGCACGGCAGTCGGTGGTGCGTTGAACCGCGCCGCCCGCACCCAACGACCTCGCACGGCTGATATCGATTGGAACCGGACCATTGGCAAGAACCTCAAGAACTACCTACCCGAGCAGAAGACGATCGTTCCGGAGCGGCTCGTCGGGTATGCGCGCCGGTCGCAGATCGTGGGCCGGGACATTGTGCTGGCCATCGACCAGTCCGGGTCCATGGCCAACTCGATCGTGTATTCGTCGGTGTTCGGCGCTGTGCTTGCTTCGATCCGCGCCGTTCACACCTCACTAGTGTTGTTCGACACCGAGATCGTGGATCTCACGGATAAGCTCGCCGATCCGGTGGATGTCCTGTTTGGTGCGACGCTCGGCGGCGGTACCGACATCAACCGCGCCATTGCCTACTGCCAGGGATTGATTACCCGGCCTCGAGACTCGGTGTTCGTCCTCATATCCGACCTCTACGAGGGCGGTCTCAAAGACAAGATGCTGGCTCGTACCGCACAGATGAAAGCGGCGGGCATCCAGGTGATCGTGCTACTGGCGCTTTCGGACGAAGGTGCCCCCGCGTTCGACCGGGAAATCGCGGCGGCACTGGCGACCATGGAGATACCCGCCTTCGCCTGCACGCCGGACATGTTCCCTGATCTGCTGGCACAAGCCCTAACCCGCGGCGACATCAATGCGTGGGTGGCCAAAACCCTGCCATCCTGA
- a CDS encoding DUF5682 family protein, with protein MTATVHVLGVRHHGPGSARAVLAALDRINPDRILIEGPSDADHLIPLVTAEGMIPPVAILGYAPDNPRLSAFWPLGVFSPEWQAMVWASSRGVPVGFCDQPTGTVLAESERESRSDNSNADSPRTDPIAALANAAGYDDPERWWDDVIESRSGDQGFDAITEAMGELRQDGVDDRDLRREAHMRQVLRKNMKASDVGHVAVVCGAWHAPALTGKLTTATADTALLRDTPKRKTQLTWVPWTHSRLAYASGYGAGVLSPGWYHHLFTAPDRPVERWLTSVAYRLREKDVPVSSAHIIESARLADALATMRRRPLAGLAEVTEATEAVMCEGEPMLVDLIWRDLVVGEALGTIPDDTPMVPLEADLRATAKSLRLKIDPLTIEVVLDLRKPNDLGKSHLLHRLNALDIGWGTPAATRGTGTFKEGWSLTWRPELAVDIVVAAVWGSTVATAASARLIDRADSAETLAHISDALEAALLAELPQAISPILAALDARAAVDRDIEHLMAALPALARAQRYGDVRGTSIQIVADVAASLLVRICASLPAAVTGLGEDAAQQLRPLIDGVNDATALMSEERRADWLSTLIALANRGDVNGILVGRLVRILFDARRIDANETAVRLQRALSTSATPVDKAQWLAGFLAGGGVLLVHDRMLLNVIDEWLTKLRDDTFTDLLPLLRRTFSEFETPVRRNIAENLRAGTGVVTCLESTDLDTERAAPAVATVARILGLDHE; from the coding sequence GTGACCGCCACCGTTCACGTCTTAGGAGTGCGCCACCACGGTCCCGGATCGGCACGAGCGGTGTTGGCAGCCCTCGATCGAATCAACCCTGATCGAATTCTCATCGAAGGGCCCAGCGACGCCGACCATCTCATACCGTTGGTCACTGCCGAGGGCATGATCCCACCGGTCGCCATTCTCGGATACGCACCCGATAATCCAAGACTCTCCGCGTTTTGGCCACTGGGAGTGTTCTCGCCGGAGTGGCAGGCGATGGTGTGGGCGTCTAGCCGTGGAGTACCCGTCGGATTCTGCGATCAACCAACCGGCACGGTGCTGGCCGAAAGCGAACGCGAGTCCCGCAGCGACAACAGCAATGCCGACAGTCCGCGCACAGACCCGATCGCCGCACTTGCCAACGCCGCCGGTTATGACGACCCGGAACGATGGTGGGACGACGTCATCGAATCACGTTCTGGCGACCAAGGATTCGATGCCATTACAGAAGCCATGGGTGAGCTGCGTCAAGACGGGGTTGATGACCGCGATCTGCGTCGCGAAGCCCACATGCGGCAGGTACTGCGCAAGAATATGAAAGCGTCCGATGTCGGCCACGTCGCGGTAGTGTGCGGAGCCTGGCATGCGCCGGCCCTCACCGGCAAGCTAACCACCGCGACCGCGGACACCGCACTCCTTCGCGATACTCCCAAACGCAAGACCCAACTCACCTGGGTGCCGTGGACGCACTCCCGGTTGGCGTACGCGTCCGGCTACGGAGCCGGTGTACTCTCCCCTGGCTGGTACCACCACCTGTTTACCGCACCTGATAGGCCGGTCGAACGCTGGCTCACGTCGGTCGCGTATCGACTGCGCGAGAAGGATGTTCCGGTGTCGTCGGCGCATATCATCGAAAGTGCCAGGCTCGCCGACGCCCTTGCCACCATGCGCCGACGTCCGCTGGCCGGCCTCGCAGAAGTCACCGAGGCCACCGAGGCGGTGATGTGTGAGGGCGAACCCATGCTCGTCGACCTCATCTGGCGCGACCTCGTCGTCGGCGAGGCGCTGGGTACGATTCCCGATGACACTCCGATGGTGCCGCTGGAGGCAGACCTACGTGCCACCGCGAAATCGTTACGCCTCAAAATTGATCCGCTGACCATCGAGGTGGTGCTGGATCTTCGTAAGCCTAATGACCTTGGCAAGTCCCACCTGCTGCACCGGCTCAATGCCTTGGATATCGGTTGGGGAACACCGGCAGCGACCCGCGGCACCGGCACCTTCAAGGAAGGCTGGTCGTTAACTTGGCGACCAGAGCTGGCCGTTGACATCGTCGTCGCCGCGGTGTGGGGAAGTACTGTGGCGACCGCCGCCAGTGCCCGACTCATAGACCGCGCTGATTCGGCCGAGACCCTGGCCCACATCTCCGACGCTCTCGAGGCCGCACTGCTCGCCGAACTCCCCCAGGCGATTTCACCGATCCTGGCCGCACTCGACGCGCGTGCCGCGGTGGACCGTGATATCGAACACCTGATGGCCGCGCTGCCAGCATTGGCCCGTGCGCAACGGTACGGAGATGTTCGCGGCACCAGCATCCAGATCGTCGCCGATGTCGCCGCCTCATTGCTGGTCCGCATCTGCGCCAGCCTGCCCGCCGCGGTGACCGGGCTCGGTGAAGACGCGGCCCAACAACTACGGCCGCTCATCGATGGGGTGAACGATGCGACCGCGCTAATGTCCGAGGAGCGTCGCGCCGACTGGCTGTCCACTCTTATCGCGCTAGCCAACCGCGGCGATGTCAACGGCATCCTGGTTGGGCGATTGGTTCGAATTCTGTTCGATGCCAGAAGGATCGATGCCAACGAGACTGCCGTCCGGCTGCAACGCGCTTTGTCGACAAGTGCAACCCCGGTCGATAAGGCGCAATGGTTGGCGGGCTTCCTGGCAGGCGGAGGGGTGCTACTGGTCCACGATCGGATGCTGCTGAACGTTATCGACGAATGGCTGACCAAGCTTCGCGATGACACGTTCACCGATCTGCTGCCGCTGCTGCGCCGCACCTTCTCGGAATTCGAGACCCCGGTCAGGCGCAACATCGCCGAGAACCTGCGCGCAGGGACTGGAGTGGTTACCTGCCTGGAGTCCACCGACTTGGATACCGAGCGAGCCGCGCCCGCTGTCGCTACCGTCGCCCGAATCCTAGGGCTGGACCATGAGTGA